Genomic segment of Panicum virgatum strain AP13 chromosome 2K, P.virgatum_v5, whole genome shotgun sequence:
CAAGAAAACTGGGATGACTCGTGGTGCATCGTACATGGATGAATGGCATAACTTGCAACGGTCTAGTGCTTTTATTTCTACTCGACAGTACAGCCAATTTACGCTCTACTACATCCTGAAGCCTGTATAGTTCTTATGGCGACCTGAATGCTTCCCCAGCATAGCGCACGTTGCCTAGCTCCTCTTCGATCCGCAGAAGCTGTGCAGAAACAGAACATAATGAAGATGATTCAAGCAAAACAATAGAGGAAAAAGAAAGTCtacaaaaaaatagaaatataacAATGGAAGTAAAATCAGGATGATGTTTTTACCTGATTGTATTTTGCCAGCCTCTCGCTACGGCATGGAGCACCGGTTTTAATCTGAAACGTACAATTGGTTTCCGTTATGATCATCTGATGAACACCAGCAGAAATATAATGTGACAGCAAGGGTTTCTGGTGGACTTTTACCTGCCCACTAGCTAAGCCAACAGCCAGGTCTGCAATGAAGTTATCTTCTGTTTCACCACTTCTGTGGCTGACCATCACACCCCAGCCAGCAGCTTTCGAATCAAGAGCAGCTTGAATTGATTCAGTGACAGAACCAATCTGGTTCACCTGGATTCAATATCAAAAAAGACGTTTAGTGTTGTAGTGCAAGGATATCTCAACATAAATCCTGTTTGGCATGTCATAATGTTCTGCACTGTAAGGAAGCAAACAAAAATTGAAGGTAGATACTGCATTGCATCACATACCTTTAGCCTATTCGTTAATATCAGTAGAAAGAAACTATATTTATCAGCTACATGCCTATATTACAGCACGGTTGCCACATCCTACACCGACTATGCTCGCCAAATATGATAAAGGTAgggggtgcaaattggtgacccttaggtgcacctccaaccctctttagctCAAAGATTTGCGCTACTTATCCAAAACTGGATCTCATTTTGAAAAAATAgcacaaatatttgaactaaagatggtggaggtgcacctaagggtcaccaatttgTACCCCTAGATAAAGGTATGAATATTCAAAGACCACATCAAAAGATAATAGTAAATGGTTACCTTCAGCAATAGAGCATTGCAAGCCTTCTTGTCAATAGCCTCCGCTATACGTTTTGGGTTTGTGACAAGTAAATCATCACCAACAATTTGGATATCAACTGAGGACTGCAATGAAGCCCATGAGCTCCAGTCATCTTGATCAAAAGGGTCCTCAATTGATACAATAGGGAAGTCCTTGACGAAATCTCTGTACAGATCACCCAGACGCTGGGCTGAAAGAATATGGGCTCCATCATTAGGCTGATTCTTGAAGTTCAGGTCATAGCTTCCATCCTTTGTAAGGAACTCTGAAGCCGCAACATCCATTCCAATTTTTATCTGCATTAGGATCTCTTTTCAGTATTAAACAAAATAGAAAAGATCAGTCAAATAAAAGGCTAATGAAAATAGTTAAATGGTGTCACACCTTTCCAGTATAGCCTGCCTTCTCAATGGCATCCATAAGCAAGACAAGGCCCTCTCTGTTGTCTTGAACATTAGGAGCAAAGCCACCTTCATCTCCAACATTGCATGCATCTTGGCCATATTTTGCCTTAATAATGCCCTTCAGGGCATGGTAAACTGTAAATGAACCAGTGAGACTGGAGAGAAAATTACCAGCTAACGGAAACAAGTAGAAGCAACTGTTCCCAATATATTTGTTTACTGATATAATGAAAATGACTATCAGCTAGCATGTACGCTGAAATATTAAAGTGTGACACGCATAAAGTAGACAAATTAACTAAAGTATACCTCCTTATAGAAAAACAACAAAAGATCATTTACCTTCACTCCCCATCCGAAAAGCCTCAGCAAACGAAGTTGCTCCAACGGGTAAGAGCATGAATTCCTGCATGGCTAGATTGTTGCCAGCATGGCTGCCTCCATTTATTACATTGAAAGCTGGGACAGGCATGACAAGCTCCTTAATTCCTGCTAGCTCCTGAATATGTTTATACAGAGGAACTCCCTTTGCACCAGAGCCTGCCCGGCATACACTCAAGGAGACTCCAAGAATAGCATTGGCACCCAGCTTTGATTTGTTCGGAGTTCCATCAATGTCTAGCATGATTGCATCAACATCGCTCTGGTTCCTGATAAATTGTCAGGTGCAGTTGGCATTAGATATGACATAGCAACTATAAAGCCAAAGTTGGTAAATAATTATGTTGTAGCACCTTCCAACATGTAAGCATATATCTGCATACAAAATGTCAGTGGAAATAGCATCATATACTCTAATTGCCATTTTCTTTTACATCCCTTCTGATGGCAATGAAATGTATACGTGTAACTGGTAGTGCATAGCTTTGCTCCCTGTGTCCTTTTAGGTAATCTATACAATTTTATTACCATTAAAATTATGTGGAATGAAACCCACCAGAAATGGTGGTTTCACATATccaaaaccattttataactTAGCATAAGTTGTAAACATCATTTGGATGCCAATAACTTTGGTAGTATATTAAAAAAAGATATGATAAATTGATACCTGAGGAAATCATGCTCTCTGCATCATAGAATAAATAGCACAGAAGCTTCTAGACAAAACAGTCTTTGGaccttaccatacaacctgatTAGACAGTGCCGGATGTAGAACTTTTGTGATGGGTGTTCTAGCAAAAGATCATCAAGTTTTGAAGCAGTACACAGGTGCAAATGTGGCAGTTAAACTTATATATTAACCAAGAATGTGCATATTAGTGGTTTGGATTTTAGAAAGATTAAGAGATTAGCCGAAACCTCATGATACTAGATGCACCCCTGCAAACACATAGTGGTTGCTCAAGCTAGAATTGACTAACCCCATTCCACATGTGTGGTACTCAGATGCAAACATTGAAACATAAGTCGGAGAGTTACTCTGAAAGTTAACTAATCACGCAAAAAAGAGTAACTACACTAAAAAAGCACAGAAGTTGCTCGATAATGGCATGTTCAAATACTATTATCATGCTTGCATGAGAAATGTTTCATGCAGCACCAGAAAATACATTTCACAACAGAACAATTGTAGGTGAAGCACTCCAAGTCTTCAGTGACCGCAACTATATCAATACAAATTAGCATGTTGCGCTAAGTTAACATGCTAAGCCAAGGAACACCAAACTACTATTCTAACCTAATGGCAAACCGGATGTGGCTAATGTAAAACTGGATGTGTAGGATTAGTAGTAACAGCCACATGCGTTGAACAAATCCTATTACTAGTATGAAGCAAGCTCAATAATATTCATGAATTGTCATTACCACCAGAAAAATAGAAACAACTGCCATATTTACTTAGCTAAAAAAAGCTTGAGTGTACTTGTTACTACCCAGTTCTTTGTTTGTTATGAACAAACCCTTAAGAATCCACACACTGGTAAAGGTTCTGTGTCCCGCATCAAAAAGACCAAAACATATTGTAACATGTTACCCAGGACCTTAAGATTCTAATCAAATGTTGTTCATGCATGAAGATAATAAAGTCCCAAAGCACCTAGctcatatataataaaacacACACGCTAATTTGCTCCAGCACCCACACAGCGAAATTCCAGACTTATGTGAATAAACGAAGTATGATATAAGTGAGCATTTCCACCAATTTCACCACATTCGCTTCTAATCCTTACGATTAAAGCTAACCAGAAGATCAGACATCATTGTCAGATAGCAGTCGAACTAGTCACTAGTCAACCCATTAAAGCCCATGGACTGAAGCAGTTTGACCTTGGATCACACACAAATGACACACTATGTTTCCCAACTAACCAATTCGCAGCATTCATACTGGTGATCAGATAGACCGATCCATCATTTGAACATCAACCTGAGATATTGATCTCCAGCTCACCTCAcatcgacgccgacgagcttgggCGCGATGACCTCGTTGATGTTGCGCACGGCTTGGAGCACGCCCTTCCCGCCGTACACAGCCTTGTCCCCATCGCGGAGCTCGAGCGCCTCGTAGATCCCCGTGGACGCCCCGCTGGGCACAGcggagcggtggaggcggcCGTCGCCGGAGACGAGATCGACCTCGACGGTGGGGTTCCCGCGGCTGTCCACGATCTGCCGCGCGCGGATCGACCGCACCgcctccgcgcccgccgccgccttggaggGCGTCGAAGCGGTGGAGAGCGCCGCGCGGATGGCGACGGCGCAGCGCGACGgattggcggcggcggggaggagtgGCTTGGGGgacgggaggaggaggtgggagtGGGCCATGTGTCGGACGCGGAAGGTGCCGAGGCGGGGCGTAGGAGGCGGCGGGGGTATGTTTATATGGCGGCGGTGACGGtgacggcaacggcggcggcggcggcgtgggggatGTCGTCGCGGCTGTTGgttgggcggaggcggcgaggtggcgaggGGCTTTCCGCGAATAAATTTTGAAGGAGGCGGGGTTGGTGGAGGCGACGAGCCGGAGGTGGCAGGCGGGGCCCGCGTGTCATCGAGGGTTTGCCGCCTTGCTGGTCGTCTATGGTTAGG
This window contains:
- the LOC120678259 gene encoding enolase 1, chloroplastic-like, whose amino-acid sequence is MAHSHLLLPSPKPLLPAAANPSRCAVAIRAALSTASTPSKAAAGAEAVRSIRARQIVDSRGNPTVEVDLVSGDGRLHRSAVPSGASTGIYEALELRDGDKAVYGGKGVLQAVRNINEVIAPKLVGVDVRNQSDVDAIMLDIDGTPNKSKLGANAILGVSLSVCRAGSGAKGVPLYKHIQELAGIKELVMPVPAFNVINGGSHAGNNLAMQEFMLLPVGATSFAEAFRMGSEVYHALKGIIKAKYGQDACNVGDEGGFAPNVQDNREGLVLLMDAIEKAGYTGKIKIGMDVAASEFLTKDGSYDLNFKNQPNDGAHILSAQRLGDLYRDFVKDFPIVSIEDPFDQDDWSSWASLQSSVDIQIVGDDLLVTNPKRIAEAIDKKACNALLLKVNQIGSVTESIQAALDSKAAGWGVMVSHRSGETEDNFIADLAVGLASGQIKTGAPCRSERLAKYNQLLRIEEELGNVRYAGEAFRSP